One Natronorubrum halophilum genomic window, CTCGGTGATCGGTACGTAGCCGACCTCGGAGACGACATCCGTTGCGGCCTGTTCTATGTAGAAACGCACGAAGTCCCGCACCGCGGGTTCGGTGAGCGATTCCTTGGCGACGTAGATGAACAGGGGGCGCGAAAGGGGCGTGTATTCGCCGGACATGGCCGTCTCGATCGACGGCTCGACGCAGCCGTCACCGTTGTCGATCGAGACCGCCTTGATCGAGTCCGGGTTCTCGCTGTAGTAAGCGAAGCCGAAGTAGCCCATCGCAACCTCCGAGCCGCGGACCCCCTGAACGATCGTTCGGTCGCGCTCGGTCCCGTAGTAGTCGCTTCGGTGGTTCAACTCCTCGCCGAGCACCGCCTCGTTGAAGTAGTCGAACGTGCCCGAAGTGGTCGCGGCACCGTACAGTTCGAACTCCTCGTCGGGCCACTCCTCGTCGATATCGCTCCAGCGCTCTGCACCGTCGGCGCGCCAGATCTCGCGGAGTTGTTCGACGGTGAGACAGTCGGCCCAGTCGGCGTCCGGGTTCATAACGACCGTCAGCGCGTCGGTTGCGACCGTGAACTCGATCGGTGTCACGTTACTGTCCCCGCACTGTTCGACTTCGGCGTCGGCGATCTCCCGACTCGCGTTGTTAATATCGGTCCGTCCCGCACAGAAGAAATTTCCGAACCCGCCGCCGGTCCCGGTCTTACTCATCGAGATGTTGACGGTGGGGTTTTCTTCGGAAAACGCAGAGGCGATCGCCTCGGTCACGGGAAAGACCGTACTACTTCCCGCGATGTTTACTTGATTGCCCTCCGCAGCGAAGA contains:
- a CDS encoding PstS family phosphate ABC transporter substrate-binding protein, with product MSRDTTASLPTGSGRRDFLAAASVVLSGGLAGCSGVFAAEGNQVNIAGSSTVFPVTEAIASAFSEENPTVNISMSKTGTGGGFGNFFCAGRTDINNASREIADAEVEQCGDSNVTPIEFTVATDALTVVMNPDADWADCLTVEQLREIWRADGAERWSDIDEEWPDEEFELYGAATTSGTFDYFNEAVLGEELNHRSDYYGTERDRTIVQGVRGSEVAMGYFGFAYYSENPDSIKAVSIDNGDGCVEPSIETAMSGEYTPLSRPLFIYVAKESLTEPAVRDFVRFYIEQAATDVVSEVGYVPITEDQRDENLEKLETAIEEVTE